In Nicotiana tabacum cultivar K326 chromosome 10, ASM71507v2, whole genome shotgun sequence, the DNA window TGTGAGGCACTCTACGAATGATGAACAAAAAGTGGTGTTGCACAGCAAAACATGTATATGCTAAAAATACAGAAAACACATTGATTGCAGCAGGATATAAAACTTAAAACGTTTTTCTGCACGCCTAAAGGTTAGAAAATTTACCTCAAATCACAAGTCACTCTTAGGCTTTTTTCCAGTCACAATCTGGAATATCCGCAGACCTCTACTAAATGCGTCATTGAATAGGATCCTTGTTTGCATTGGCTGGAAACCAGGCAACCAAGAAAGTACTGCCACGGGTACCATGACAATAATCCCGAACATTATCTCATATAGCCGCGCCATAGACACAATAGTTCCCCATATCATAGTGTTTTGCAGAAAGGGACGTAACACTTGGGCAACTGAAATGAAACCCCAACCAGTAGGAATGAAAGCCAATAGGCTGATGAAGAGATCACTAAATCTAAAAGCTGTGAACTGCAGCAGAGCAACAATTACGACTATGAAAAAGACTACAACAAGGAGCTGCACAAGTCGAAAGTATATGTGCTCCCTTGCAGCATATTTATCCCGAGCATAAGCTGTAATATTAAAAAAGCCAAGAGCCACCACCACATAAATCCATGAAAGCAAGTAAACAGCAATGCTTTTGTTTCCAGCAGCAATACCTAGCTGATATACAATGCCATACTGGAAAAAGAAGAAGCGAAGGTCTAGGATAATTTCCAGTATCTTTCCCCACAAACCTGTCGTTCTTAAATGATCCTGTTCTTCGTCCCACCATTTTTCCCAGCTCTGTTCTGCCTTTGCAAAAACACTACCACGGTACCATACCCAATTCATGAAATCATCAAAATCATACACTGTCTTTAACCAATCAAACCCAGAAGGATTAAACACAAAGGGCCCCACGATCCATGACAGCACCAGGAACCAACTCGAGATGGTCAGTGCTATATATGTAAAAGTTCCTTTGGCAACAGGGCTGTATGAAGCATACACTGTAAGTATCAGACCAAGTTCAATTGCCTTTACAAAATGGCTACGAGCATATAACCGATAATTCTCAGCAAAACTCTTGTGCTGCACCACAAAACCACGCCCAGTGGCCCGGTACTTTGCACCACCATGAAGAATAGTACGACCAAAGTAATGAGCACGAGTTCCCATCGAGAATGTGTAAAATACAGATGAAAGTTGAAGCATCATTGTTAGAAACTCCCAGATAGATGTAAGAAAACCGTGCTCAAGAGAATTCTCCACTATCATTGGTAACGCAGTGAAAAGACCCAACTGGATGATGAATTGCTGGTTCAGTATGGCACCAAGTGCTTTGTTGTTGTCGGTGGTATCTGCAGCAACAGAATCCTCAACCCCACTAAGTGCAAGGTAAAGTCGTCCCCATAAGAATGCATATACAGTGAGGACAATCATCATTGTATTGAAGAAAAATCCTACAGTTGTATAAAAGAAAGAGAGCATTCTGAAGAAATCCAGCCTATGACCCAACCTATAGACATCTCTGCTAAGAACTTGTTCACCATTGCCACTGGCAACCTTGGCTTCAAACATAGATATTTGGTTCAACCCAACATCTCTTCCTTTGCCAACTTGAATGTACTCATGGTGGGTGACATTGCCACCTCGCAGTGTGCAGTTGAAGCCAGCAAAAATGTCCTCGCTGATGTTGATCACTCTGGATGCCTTGCTTATTCCTCCCCTTGTTAGAAACCAAAACCTGTCGAAGACATCTGGATGTCCATAATGCATTCGGATTTTCAGGGGGTTGGCCAATACACGCTGTCCCAGGGTTACAAAACTCATTTCCTGAGCTGACATGAACCAAGCAAGGGATGACACAGAACCAGTAAATATATGTTCCCGAACTCCAAGAATTGAAGGCTTGCGAATACCGTAGTAGCGTTTGAATTCTTCCAACAAGTTCCTCATTTTCAGTGCCTCCTCAAAGTAGTTATCTTGGTTCATGTCAATAGTCTGAACTGCATCACCACGGGTAAAGATAAAGGCATGATTCTGATTTTCTGGTTTTCCCTCTCCAAGCTTCAAGGGGCCAGGCAATTTAACTCGATAGATCTCAACTTCCCTTTCAAGCTTTTGATCATACTTCACAAGCACAGAATAATAATCCTTCTCATCCCTTCCTGTGGGAACCTCATCAACATATGCTACACGAAGGGCTTCATTATTTTTCATCAGATACAAAATTTCCTCCGCGTGCGGATCCTTTTTGGCCTTCTGAGTACCATATATCTGGCAAGCAACAACGTATGTGAATTTCATCAAAGCGGTCCCATACTCATGGCCTTTAAACAACATACTCACTGAACTGTCAGCTCTGCTCAACCTCCTTGAAGACGAAGACCTTTCAGAGCTTAAACTATCAATGCCACCATCATGCCTCATAGAACCAAGCTCCACTGACCCTTCTCTGATATCCATCTCAGATGCAGAATCCAGAAAGGCCAGCATTTTGAGGGCTCGATAATAGTACATCATCCCCCTAACTGTGCGAGAAAGAGTCTGCCCTCTGTGCGATGCCCAAAGACGAAGGTCTCTCAGCTTCGTTGTCCATAACTCTTTCCTCTCATCAACCATTCCTTCTCTACGCATTCGCTGCAAGAAATTTTCCCACTCATCGGCATAAATAGTCTGCAAGTAATATAATGTAGAAATCCCATCTTCATTCTCAGTTCTAAGTTGTTCCTTATTGTACAGTACTTCTTCATTGTAGTAAGGCGTCAAAACACTGAAAGCCATCATCTTCTCAACTTGGGGAGCGTGCGGCATGTTCATAAATAGAGAATTGCTAAAGAAGGCAAGTCGACGTCTCGCCTCAAGATTTCTCGGGATATTACTCATAGAGTCCCGAGATGTTAGGATAGTGTTCAAGCGGCGAGCCTGCCGATAAAAAGTCTCATTTTCAGGATCTGGCAATGAAACTATATTCTCAAAAAGCAATCTAGTCGCAGAGGCCTGAAGAGCCAGACCTTCCTCTCTCAGCTGATCTCCAGTCATCTTCTCTTTCAGAAAATCCCGAGTGGCAACCTCATATAAGGCCTGGAGAACATTCACAATCTTGTCAACATCCTTTTTTGGCTTGAGTATGAGATCTAGAAGCGCAATCAACTTTCCGCGGATCTGGGGCAGAGCAGTCAGATTGTAGTATTTTGTGAACTTTTCCAGCTGAATCCACTGATCAATCTGCTGAAAGAAGGTTGTTATGATGGAATGCTCCTCGCTGTTCAATTTGACAATTTCCAGCAGCAAATGCCTTGTACAGTCATAAGCCTCAATAACAGCACACCGCCTGTACTCATACTTGCTGATCTTATGCCAGAGCCACCTATCAGGAGCATCCACCAGCTCCTTTGCCTGGCTGAGTGCAAGCAGCACCTCATTGCAGAGAAGCAAACATGGCCAACGAACCACTCTAACATTCCACGTGTTCTGTGGCAGCTCCAACAACTCAACCTCACGGTCATTCAGAATATCTTCTTCTCTGAAAGTTGCAATTATCTCATTCCAAATCAAGGCAAATTTGTTAGCCTCTACCTGGTTTGATTCAAGCTTCTTGAATGGTCGACCAAAACCATATCTGAGTTTCAAACGGAGGATGGCGTCCTTGATCTTGCTCTTTAGAGTCCCTTGGGCATTCAGCAACTGTTCCTCTGGCATCAGATTAAACTGAATTGCACTTGCAAAAAATTGGAATCTCAACCTTAACTGTGGCATGTTCCGAATCTCGCCCAAGTGATCAAACAATCCAACCGCTGCCCCAACAAATGAAGAGTAGATTGAGTACCATATCTGAATATCCATAAGATAAATCAGGACAACCGGAAGCCAAAGCAATCCTACTGAGAACCTGTTGCTGTTGTTAAAGAACTCATGCCATTCGTACTTCACATCCCTGAGGCGCAACAGTGCTTTTGTTGGAACAATCATAGGTTTGATCTGTAGGAAGTAACTGAAGGAAAACTTGGTCGCAAGCACTACCACCCAAAAGAGGGAATACTTTATGTTGTCAACAAGGCCTTCCCTAAGCCCACGACCCACAAATGTCCGACTCTGGAACCACCATGATAACAGGTAAAATATCCTCCAGTTCATGTTCTCAAGAAAATTCCTGACCCATGGCAGAATAAAGAGTGCCAAAGCTAACAGTTCTGGAGCAACAAAAACAAAAGCAACCTCAAGAAAATTCACCACCCTCTTGTTAGCCGCGCTGGTCCAATCCCCATCATTATTCCTCTGTGTCCAAATCCTCCCATAGAATACCCCAAAAACCACAATCCACCCTGCAGCAACCACGATCTTCAACACCATTCTCACCCCATGCCATGGGGTCTCCCTCGAAACAATACTATATTGCATTCCTGCATCAAGCAGTGACTGCAAAAGCCTCATCCCACTCCACGTGAAGAATACTGTTAACACCCTCACCTGAACCT includes these proteins:
- the LOC107766145 gene encoding callose synthase 12-like; this translates as MSHRQRSPPAARQVTIDEEPYNIIPIHNLLADHPSLRFPEVRAAAAALRSVGDLRRPAFRPWKPHYDLLDWLALFFGFQESNVRNQREHIVLHLANAQMRLSPPPDNIDSLDPAVLRRFRRQLLKNYSSWCSFLGLKSNVWLSDRHNSSDHRRELLYVSLYLLIWGESANLRFVPECLSYIFHNMAMELNKILEDYIDEMTGRPFLPSISGENAFLDRIVKPIYDTIKAEVENSRNGTAPHSAWRNYDDINEYFWSKRCFDKLKWPIDTGSTFFVTTNKGKKVGKTGFVEQRSFLNLYRSFDKLWIMLALFLQAAIIVAWEQRGYPWQALERREVQVRVLTVFFTWSGMRLLQSLLDAGMQYSIVSRETPWHGVRMVLKIVVAAGWIVVFGVFYGRIWTQRNNDGDWTSAANKRVVNFLEVAFVFVAPELLALALFILPWVRNFLENMNWRIFYLLSWWFQSRTFVGRGLREGLVDNIKYSLFWVVVLATKFSFSYFLQIKPMIVPTKALLRLRDVKYEWHEFFNNSNRFSVGLLWLPVVLIYLMDIQIWYSIYSSFVGAAVGLFDHLGEIRNMPQLRLRFQFFASAIQFNLMPEEQLLNAQGTLKSKIKDAILRLKLRYGFGRPFKKLESNQVEANKFALIWNEIIATFREEDILNDREVELLELPQNTWNVRVVRWPCLLLCNEVLLALSQAKELVDAPDRWLWHKISKYEYRRCAVIEAYDCTRHLLLEIVKLNSEEHSIITTFFQQIDQWIQLEKFTKYYNLTALPQIRGKLIALLDLILKPKKDVDKIVNVLQALYEVATRDFLKEKMTGDQLREEGLALQASATRLLFENIVSLPDPENETFYRQARRLNTILTSRDSMSNIPRNLEARRRLAFFSNSLFMNMPHAPQVEKMMAFSVLTPYYNEEVLYNKEQLRTENEDGISTLYYLQTIYADEWENFLQRMRREGMVDERKELWTTKLRDLRLWASHRGQTLSRTVRGMMYYYRALKMLAFLDSASEMDIREGSVELGSMRHDGGIDSLSSERSSSSRRLSRADSSVSMLFKGHEYGTALMKFTYVVACQIYGTQKAKKDPHAEEILYLMKNNEALRVAYVDEVPTGRDEKDYYSVLVKYDQKLEREVEIYRVKLPGPLKLGEGKPENQNHAFIFTRGDAVQTIDMNQDNYFEEALKMRNLLEEFKRYYGIRKPSILGVREHIFTGSVSSLAWFMSAQEMSFVTLGQRVLANPLKIRMHYGHPDVFDRFWFLTRGGISKASRVINISEDIFAGFNCTLRGGNVTHHEYIQVGKGRDVGLNQISMFEAKVASGNGEQVLSRDVYRLGHRLDFFRMLSFFYTTVGFFFNTMMIVLTVYAFLWGRLYLALSGVEDSVAADTTDNNKALGAILNQQFIIQLGLFTALPMIVENSLEHGFLTSIWEFLTMMLQLSSVFYTFSMGTRAHYFGRTILHGGAKYRATGRGFVVQHKSFAENYRLYARSHFVKAIELGLILTVYASYSPVAKGTFTYIALTISSWFLVLSWIVGPFVFNPSGFDWLKTVYDFDDFMNWVWYRGSVFAKAEQSWEKWWDEEQDHLRTTGLWGKILEIILDLRFFFFQYGIVYQLGIAAGNKSIAVYLLSWIYVVVALGFFNITAYARDKYAAREHIYFRLVQLLVVVFFIVVIVALLQFTAFRFSDLFISLLAFIPTGWGFISVAQVLRPFLQNTMIWGTIVSMARLYEIMFGIIVMVPVAVLSWLPGFQPMQTRILFNDAFSRGLRIFQIVTGKKPKSDL